The Spongiibacter tropicus DSM 19543 genome includes a region encoding these proteins:
- a CDS encoding YrbL family protein: protein MTLRLGGQQPFARGGNRLCFIDPGEPARCVKVRRPDFTLEDVRRKKGFPKNLKPLSSFDDSLEEYQVMRSFQQHYPDGIFDHVSRCYGFVDTDMGRGLVSELIRDSDGRISITLKQYVWERGYSEDCQRAVQQLCEHWLRYCVPSRDLLVHNVVVQRDYQESEDAIRRLVVIDGLGSGNLVPMHWQPLWLQRSKTQRKVDNFHHRIETLLETRKHEQFPGEHGLLYHNGVDDSVAPPSKEEQS, encoded by the coding sequence ATGACCTTGCGGCTGGGGGGGCAGCAGCCTTTTGCAAGGGGAGGCAACCGGCTTTGCTTTATCGACCCCGGTGAGCCTGCGCGCTGCGTAAAAGTCCGCCGACCTGATTTTACGCTCGAGGATGTGCGTCGCAAAAAGGGTTTTCCCAAAAACCTGAAACCCCTGTCCAGCTTCGATGACAGCCTTGAAGAATATCAGGTCATGCGCAGTTTTCAGCAGCACTACCCCGACGGTATTTTTGATCACGTCAGCCGCTGTTACGGCTTTGTCGATACCGATATGGGGCGGGGGTTGGTGTCAGAACTGATCCGCGACAGCGACGGCCGTATTTCCATCACGCTCAAGCAGTACGTCTGGGAGCGCGGTTACAGTGAAGACTGCCAGCGCGCCGTGCAGCAGCTCTGCGAGCACTGGCTGCGCTACTGTGTGCCCTCGCGGGACCTTCTCGTTCACAACGTGGTGGTGCAGCGAGATTACCAAGAGAGTGAGGACGCTATTCGGCGTCTGGTGGTGATCGACGGTCTGGGAAGCGGCAATCTGGTTCCGATGCACTGGCAACCCCTTTGGCTGCAACGCAGCAAAACCCAGCGTAAGGTCGACAACTTCCACCACCGTATTGAGACGCTGCTGGAGACCCGCAAGCACGAGCAGTTTCCCGGTGAACACGGTTTGCTTTATCACAATGGCGTTGACGACAGTGTCGCGCCGCCCAGTAAGGAAGAACAGTCATGA
- a CDS encoding glycosyltransferase codes for MSDKLRVAQVLAGAEHGGAENFFVRLSVALQASGQIDERAFIRRHGHRLDALRSQGVDAEGFRFGGSLDFYDSWVYRRRLNNFNPDVVMTWMGRASAATPKGDYVLVNRLGHYYKLKYYQQADYWVGISKGICRHLIEGGMPEDRVVHIPNFADETPVEPLPRDSFNTPADVPLLLAAGRLHVNKGFDTLLRALVDVPDAFLWLAGSGPEEQSLKSLCTELGLDQRVRFLGWRNDVTALMRSVNAFVCPSRHEGLGSIVMESFAHRCPIIATRSQGPGEVIENEKTGLLTDIDDVGQLTEAIKRTLGNQALRQQWVDNASDVYASTYSREVIVSSYLDFYNRIHCER; via the coding sequence ATGAGCGATAAACTGCGTGTCGCGCAGGTACTCGCCGGTGCCGAACATGGTGGTGCCGAAAACTTCTTTGTACGTTTGAGCGTGGCGCTTCAGGCATCAGGCCAGATTGACGAACGCGCGTTTATTCGCCGACATGGGCACCGTCTGGATGCCCTGCGCAGCCAGGGCGTGGACGCAGAGGGCTTTCGTTTTGGCGGCAGTCTCGATTTCTACGATAGCTGGGTATATCGCCGCCGGCTAAACAACTTCAATCCTGACGTGGTGATGACCTGGATGGGGCGCGCAAGCGCCGCCACCCCCAAGGGCGACTATGTGCTGGTCAACCGTCTGGGGCATTATTACAAGCTTAAATACTATCAGCAGGCCGACTACTGGGTGGGAATCAGCAAAGGTATTTGCCGCCATCTGATTGAGGGCGGCATGCCTGAAGATCGCGTGGTGCACATTCCCAACTTTGCCGATGAAACGCCCGTCGAGCCGCTCCCCCGAGACAGTTTCAATACGCCGGCAGATGTGCCCCTGCTGCTTGCGGCAGGACGTTTGCACGTGAACAAGGGCTTCGACACCCTGTTGCGTGCGTTGGTGGATGTGCCCGATGCATTTCTGTGGTTGGCGGGCAGCGGCCCGGAAGAGCAATCGCTGAAGTCTCTCTGCACAGAGTTGGGCCTGGACCAGCGGGTGCGCTTCCTGGGCTGGCGTAACGACGTCACCGCCTTGATGCGCAGTGTCAATGCCTTCGTCTGTCCCTCGCGCCACGAAGGGCTAGGCTCCATCGTGATGGAGTCTTTTGCTCATCGCTGTCCCATTATTGCCACCCGTTCGCAAGGGCCGGGCGAAGTTATCGAGAATGAAAAAACCGGTCTACTCACCGATATTGACGATGTTGGCCAACTGACGGAGGCGATAAAGCGGACTCTGGGTAACCAGGCGCTTCGTCAGCAGTGGGTGGACAATGCCTCGGACGTGTATGCCAGTACCTACAGC
- a CDS encoding glycosyltransferase family 4 protein — protein sequence MNADQQSLSNARPLRVVQLLPALNAGGVERGTVEFARELVRLGHESIVISSGGRMVEQLSAEGSRHIELPIHRKSLGSLWQVRPLRRLLQSLDADILHVRSRVPAWLTWLAWRKLPVATRPRLVSTFHGMYSVNAYSAIMAKAEHCIAISQCVKRYMVDNYRLPESKITLVPRGLDASAFAAHGDIDGWRQVLYREYPELEGKTLILMPGRLSRWKGQEVFLTMMVQLVRLRPDCHGVVVGDAEPGKQHYLQELLDQRRELGLEEAVTFVGHRSDIAQFYRLASVTCHMSNKEEPFGRTVPESLASGTPVVAYDRGGASESLNAGFPQGLVAPDDVVGFAARVADLLDADNHISLPPEYYLDQQVQSTLNVYYHLLGNCAQ from the coding sequence ATGAATGCCGATCAGCAATCTCTTTCCAATGCGAGACCGCTGCGTGTCGTCCAGTTGCTGCCAGCCTTGAATGCGGGGGGAGTGGAGCGCGGCACGGTGGAGTTTGCCCGCGAACTGGTTCGTCTGGGGCATGAATCGATAGTCATCTCCAGCGGCGGGCGGATGGTCGAGCAGTTGAGTGCTGAGGGCAGTCGCCATATTGAGCTGCCGATTCATCGTAAGTCGTTGGGCTCTCTCTGGCAGGTTCGTCCATTGCGGCGTCTCTTGCAGTCGCTGGATGCCGACATCCTCCACGTGCGCTCGCGCGTACCGGCCTGGCTCACCTGGCTGGCTTGGCGCAAGTTGCCCGTGGCAACACGCCCGAGGTTGGTGAGCACTTTTCACGGTATGTACTCCGTCAATGCTTACAGCGCCATTATGGCAAAGGCGGAGCACTGTATTGCCATTTCCCAGTGTGTGAAGCGATACATGGTGGATAATTATCGCCTGCCGGAATCCAAAATCACGCTGGTGCCCCGTGGCCTGGATGCCAGCGCCTTTGCTGCGCATGGCGATATCGACGGCTGGCGCCAGGTCCTTTATCGCGAGTATCCCGAACTGGAAGGAAAAACGCTGATCCTGATGCCCGGCCGCCTGTCGCGCTGGAAAGGGCAAGAAGTGTTTCTCACGATGATGGTGCAACTGGTGCGCCTTCGCCCCGATTGCCATGGCGTAGTGGTCGGCGATGCAGAGCCGGGCAAGCAACACTATTTGCAGGAATTGCTGGACCAGCGTCGCGAGCTGGGCTTGGAAGAGGCGGTGACCTTTGTCGGCCACCGCAGTGACATTGCCCAGTTTTATCGATTGGCTTCTGTGACCTGCCACATGTCGAACAAAGAAGAACCCTTTGGCCGCACGGTGCCGGAGTCGCTGGCCTCTGGTACGCCGGTAGTGGCCTATGATCGCGGCGGTGCCAGTGAATCGCTGAACGCGGGCTTCCCTCAGGGCCTGGTCGCGCCCGACGACGTGGTGGGCTTTGCTGCCCGTGTGGCCGACCTTCTGGATGCCGATAACCATATCAGCCTGCCGCCCGAATACTATCTGGACCAGCAGGTGCAAAGCACCCTGAATGTGTACTATCACCTGCTTGGCAATTGTGCCCAATAA
- the rpsT gene encoding 30S ribosomal protein S20: MANSPQAKKRASQAEKRRTHNASLRSMVRTYLKKVVAAIESGDQEAAKAAYAAAVPVLDRTADKGIFHKNKAARHKSRLNARIKAMGEAA, translated from the coding sequence GTGGCAAATTCCCCGCAAGCAAAGAAACGCGCAAGTCAGGCGGAGAAACGTCGCACTCATAACGCCAGTCTGCGCTCAATGGTTCGCACCTACTTGAAGAAAGTCGTAGCGGCAATCGAGTCTGGCGACCAGGAAGCCGCTAAAGCAGCCTACGCTGCTGCCGTGCCGGTTCTGGATCGCACCGCCGATAAAGGCATTTTCCACAAAAACAAGGCAGCACGTCATAAGAGCCGCCTGAATGCCCGCATCAAGGCGATGGGCGAAGCGGCGTAA
- a CDS encoding diacylglycerol kinase, with the protein MMNKPGRTGLWRILDATRYSQKGLRAAWQHEEAFRQECTLAALMLPLAFWLGNTALERSVLIIPVLLVVIVELINSAIEAAIDRIGPDRHPLSGQAKDIGSAAVFISLLLCATVWGMLIIERLR; encoded by the coding sequence ATGATGAATAAACCGGGCCGCACCGGCCTGTGGCGCATTCTGGATGCCACCCGCTACTCGCAAAAGGGATTGCGGGCCGCGTGGCAGCACGAAGAAGCCTTCCGGCAGGAGTGCACGCTGGCCGCACTGATGCTGCCATTGGCCTTCTGGCTCGGCAACACGGCATTGGAACGCAGCGTGCTGATCATCCCTGTGTTGCTGGTAGTGATTGTAGAACTGATCAACTCGGCCATTGAAGCCGCCATCGACCGCATTGGCCCGGATCGCCACCCGCTGTCAGGCCAGGCCAAGGATATCGGCTCAGCAGCCGTATTTATCAGCCTGCTGCTGTGCGCCACCGTATGGGGAATGCTGATTATTGAGCGACTGCGCTGA
- a CDS encoding glycosyltransferase — protein MRVLHVAYQQLRRYGQTRVSWAQKLSFGLIKNDHYLQTFSDRDIAAFEAPLGIRDFGVGKANKRLLEMVEAMEPDLLIAGHCDMISNDTLVEIKQRNPNCVVVHCNNDPLFVPSNVERIKSRASVVDAVFVSTGRRELRQFEGIGARLYHMPNPVETSVEVLDNSQKTDLPIDLLFCSNATEFTKRLEMVGRIKAAVQNDMNFRTFGSFGEAPVWGRDYDRALAQTKMGLNLNRQEGDYWYSSARMAQLAGNGILQFTHSGPRFDELLPSETAVYFDDEADLLAKIRDFHHDDAKRQHWAGRCRDFFHTEMNSRLYAQYIVEASLQQPFSHDYVWARDIHLDGSMK, from the coding sequence ATGAGAGTACTACACGTTGCCTACCAGCAACTGCGCCGCTACGGCCAGACCCGGGTGAGCTGGGCACAGAAACTGAGTTTTGGCCTGATTAAAAACGACCACTATCTTCAGACGTTTAGCGACCGGGATATCGCTGCGTTTGAGGCGCCACTAGGTATTCGCGACTTTGGCGTCGGCAAAGCCAACAAGCGCTTACTGGAAATGGTTGAGGCTATGGAGCCCGATCTGCTTATCGCTGGCCACTGCGACATGATCAGCAACGACACGCTGGTAGAAATCAAACAGCGCAACCCCAACTGCGTGGTGGTGCACTGCAACAACGACCCCTTGTTCGTACCGAGCAATGTCGAACGAATTAAAAGCCGGGCATCGGTGGTGGACGCCGTGTTTGTCTCAACCGGGCGCCGGGAACTTCGCCAGTTTGAAGGCATTGGCGCCCGTCTCTATCACATGCCTAATCCTGTCGAAACGTCGGTGGAAGTGCTGGATAACTCGCAGAAAACCGATTTGCCCATCGACCTGCTGTTTTGCAGCAACGCCACAGAATTTACCAAGCGACTGGAAATGGTCGGTCGCATCAAGGCCGCAGTCCAGAACGACATGAACTTCCGCACCTTCGGCAGCTTCGGTGAGGCGCCGGTGTGGGGGCGCGACTACGATCGCGCGTTGGCGCAGACCAAAATGGGCTTGAACCTCAATCGTCAGGAAGGGGACTACTGGTATTCCTCGGCGCGAATGGCACAACTGGCGGGCAACGGCATTTTGCAGTTTACCCACAGTGGGCCGCGTTTTGATGAGTTGCTACCGAGCGAGACGGCGGTCTACTTTGACGACGAGGCAGACCTGCTGGCAAAGATTCGCGATTTCCATCACGACGATGCCAAGCGTCAGCATTGGGCGGGGCGCTGCCGGGATTTTTTCCACACAGAAATGAATTCCCGTCTGTATGCGCAGTATATTGTTGAGGCCAGTTTGCAGCAGCCGTTCAGCCACGACTATGTTTGGGCGCGTGACATTCATCTTGATGGAAGTATGAAATGA
- a CDS encoding mitochondrial fission ELM1 family protein produces MRDVLRLWIITDGRLGHLNQLRGLVSRLEAKRTCEVRWLDISKTPFKKTGRTGLLAQFSAERPPHWVIAAGSRCHIPLLWTAWRCAARSLVLMKPSLPLALFDAAMIPAHDAPPERPAVLVTRGVLNSIVPTYRGREDDIGLILLGGINKHFDWDSAAVVAQVAVILASQPNTHWRIGDSPRSPPELMEQLRALPADNVTLIPYAECGPGWLPGQLAEVGQVWVSRDSVSMVYECITSGAATGLLRLEPLRDSRVTRSMQQVIDKGLASAFEHCDVSQALPPSTQPLWEADRAADWLLERTESAS; encoded by the coding sequence ATGCGAGACGTGTTGCGCCTTTGGATAATCACAGATGGCCGTCTGGGTCACCTCAATCAACTGCGCGGGCTGGTGTCGAGGCTTGAAGCCAAGCGAACTTGCGAAGTCCGCTGGTTGGATATCTCCAAAACGCCCTTTAAAAAGACCGGGCGCACAGGCTTGCTTGCGCAGTTTTCCGCTGAGCGTCCCCCCCATTGGGTGATCGCGGCGGGAAGTCGCTGCCATATTCCTCTCTTGTGGACGGCGTGGCGCTGTGCAGCTCGTTCGCTGGTGCTGATGAAACCGAGCCTGCCGCTGGCGTTGTTCGATGCGGCGATGATTCCCGCTCATGATGCGCCGCCCGAACGCCCTGCTGTGTTGGTCACCCGCGGCGTGCTGAACAGTATCGTACCGACATACCGTGGACGTGAAGACGACATCGGCCTGATCTTGCTCGGTGGCATCAACAAGCACTTTGACTGGGATAGCGCTGCTGTCGTCGCGCAGGTGGCGGTAATCCTTGCAAGCCAGCCCAATACACACTGGCGTATTGGCGATTCGCCTCGCAGCCCGCCAGAGCTGATGGAGCAGCTCCGGGCGCTGCCCGCTGACAATGTGACCCTTATTCCCTATGCGGAATGCGGGCCTGGATGGCTGCCCGGGCAACTGGCTGAAGTCGGGCAGGTCTGGGTGAGTCGCGATAGCGTGTCCATGGTCTATGAGTGCATCACCTCCGGTGCGGCAACAGGGTTGTTGCGCTTGGAGCCACTCCGGGACTCCCGGGTGACACGGAGTATGCAGCAGGTTATCGATAAGGGGCTGGCTTCCGCGTTTGAGCATTGCGATGTGAGTCAGGCGCTGCCGCCATCAACGCAGCCACTGTGGGAGGCCGATCGTGCCGCCGACTGGTTGCTGGAACGTACGGAGTCCGCTTCATGA